The genomic DNA CTGCGCCGCTCCTGATCGCGCGCGCCAAGAAGCTCATCGGCGTGAGCTTTCTCGAAATCATGGCCGACCTGGCGCCGAACGCGATGGACACCATCGAGACCGTGACCGGCAAGCAGGCGACCGAGTAGGCCCATCCAACCCGCCCCCTTCATCCAGGATTTCCAAGGAGCAACCCATGTCCAAGAGCAGCCAGAAATTCATCGCCCGCAACCGCGCGCCCCGGGTCCAGATCGAGTACGACGTCGAGCTCTACGGCGCCGAGAAGAAGGTCCAGCTTCCTTTCGTGATGGGCGTGCTGGCCGATCTCTCGGGCAAGCCGGCCGATCCGCTGGCGCCGGTGGGCGACCGCAAGTTCCTCGAGTTCGACGTCGACAACTTCGACTCGCGCATGAAGGCCATGAAGCCTCGCGCCGCCTTCGCGGTGCCCAACACGCTGACCGGCGAAGGCGACCTCAAGGTCGACATCACCTTCGAGAACATGGACGACTTCTCGCCCGCCGCGGTGGCGCGCAAGGTCGACGCGCTCAACAAGCTGCTCGAAGCGCGCACGCAGCTGTCGAACCTGGTGACCTACATGGACGGCAAGGGCGGTGCCGAGGATCTTCTCGCAAAGGTGCTGGAGAACCCCGAGCTGCTCAAGACGCTGGCCGCCAGCAAGAAGCCCGAGGACGGCGCCACGCCGGCCGCCTGACGCCCCATTGTCCGAACACGAGGAGAACCCACCATGGCCACCGAAGCACTCGAGCAGCAGAGCGCACTGAAAGATGTCGCTTACGAGGGAAGCGATTTCTCGTCGCTCCTGCAAAAGGAATTCAAGCCCCGCAGCGACGAGGCCAAGAGCGCCGTCGAAGCCGCGGTGCTCACGCTGGCGCAGCAGGCGCTGGCCAACACCAAGGTGATCGGCAAGGACGTGACCAAGTCGATCCAGGCCATGATCGCCGCCATCGACCAGAAGCTCACCGACCAGGTCAACCAGATCCTGCACAACGAGGACTTCCAGAAGCTCGAGAGTGCCTGGCGCGGCCTGCACTACATGGTGAACAACACCGAGTCGGACGAGAACCTCAAGATCCGCGTGATGGACATGTCGAAGAAGGAACTCGGCAAGACACTGAAGAAATTCAAGGGCGCGGCCTGGGACCAGAGCCCGCTGTTCAAGAAGATCTACGAGCAGGAATACGGCCAGTTCGGCGGCGAGCCCTTCGGCGCCATCGTCGGCGACTACCACTTCGACCAGAGCCCGCCCGATGTCGAGATCCTCGGCGAGATGGCGAAGATCGCGGCCTCCGCGCATGCGCCCTTCATCACCGGCGCCAGCCCGAACCTGATGCAGATGGAATCGTGGCAGGAGCTCGCCAATCCGCGCGACCTGACCAAGATCTTCGGCACGCCCGAATACGCCGGCTGGCGCTCCTTGCGCGAATCGGACGACTCCAAGTACCTCGGCATGTGCATGCCGCGCTTCCTCGCGCGCACGCCCTACGGCGCCAGGACCAACCCGATCGAGGAATTCGACTTCGAGGAAGACACCGCCGGCGCCGACCACAGCAAGTACGCCTGGGCCAACGCCGCCTACGCGATGGCGACCAACATCAACCGCTCCTACAAGCTCTACGGCTGGGGCTCGCGCATCCGCGGCATCGAGTCCGGCGGCGCGGTCGAGAACCTGCCGCTGCACACCTTCCCGAGCGACGACGGCGGCGTCGACCAGAAGTGCCCGACCGAGATCGCGATCAGCGACCGGCGCGAGGCCGAGCTGTCGAAGGCCGGCCTGCTGTCGCTGATCCATCGCAAGAACTCCGACTTCGCCGCCTTCATCGGCGCCCAGTCGCTCAACAAGCCGGCCGAGTACGACGACCCCGATGCCACGGCCAATGCCAACCTGGCCGCGCGTCTGCCTTATCTATTTGCCTGCAACCGCTTCGCGCATTACCTCAAGTGCATCGTGCGCGACAAGGTCGGCAGCTTCAAGGAACGCGACGAGATGCAGCGCTGGCTCAACAAGTGGATCACCAACTATGTCGACGGCGACCCGGTCAACTCATCCGAAGAAACCAAGGCGCGCAAGCCGCTCGCCGCAGCCGAAGTGGTGGTGGAGGAAGTCGAGGGCAACCCCGGCTACTACAGCTCCAAGTTTTTCCTGCGGCCGCACTACCAGCTCGAAGGGCTGACGGTGTCGCTGCGGCTGGTGTCGAAGCTGCCCTCGGCCAAGGGCGGCAAGTAGGCCAGGTTGCGGCGCGATTTTTTCAACGAAGCTTTTCAAGTTCGCGCCGCACATTCGTTCTCGAGGCAGCTGGGCTGAACGGCATCCGCCGACGGCCAGGCGCCAAGCGGTTCCAGTCGACGATCAACCACCCGCCCGCAATCGGGTTTCATGAAGGAGCATCGAAATGAGTTCAGATTTCTACGCCAAGGTCACCAAGGCGGATGGTGAATCCAAGAAGGACGGCCACGTCAACGAGATCGAGGTCCTGTCCTGGTCATGGGGTGTCTCGAACGCCACGACCGCCGGCGTGGGCGGCGGCGCGGGCAAGGGCAAGGCCACGCCGCAGGACATCAGCTTCACGCACCTGTACGACAAGGCTTCGCCGGTGCTGGCGGGCTTCTGCATCAAGGGCACCCACATCGACGAGCTCAAGCTCACGGCGCGCAAATCGGGCGACGGCCAGCAGGACTACCTGATCGTCACGCTCTCGGGCGCCTTCATCACCAGCGTGGCGGTGGGCGGCTCGGCCGGCGGCGACATGGTCGAGACCGTGAGCTGCGCCTTCCAGAAGATCAAGACCGAATACAAGCTGCAGGACAAGGAAGGCAAGGTCAGCGCCGGTCCCGAGTTCACCTGGAACCTGGAAGACGGCAAGCTCACCTGAGCGCACCGGGAGCAGGTCATGGCATTCAGCTTCAAGTACATCGGCTCGACCAGCCATGTCGAGCGCGTGCTCTACAACCTGGACTGGTCGGTGGGGCGCATCGGCGGCAACCTGCGGGAGGACGTCATGCTGGCGCAGGCCTTGCTGCGGATGGTGTTCTACGAGCTCGCAGGCAAGGGCGGCCTGCTGCCGCCGCTCGGCGCAGACGGCATCGAGGTCGACGGATGGATCGGCCCGAGCACGCTGCGCCACATCGCGCAATTCCAGGACCAGGCGATCTCGCTGGGGCAGAAGGTGCTGCGCGACGGCAACTTCGATCCGTTCAGGAAAGTCGGGCAATCGAGCACGATCTCCCATACGAGGTACTCGATCGAGCTGCTGAACAACTTCTGCGCCAACAACTGCGACACCAACCGGATGCGCAACTTCGACGATCTGCCGGTTCGCCTGGATGTGCCGCTGCAGTTGCGCAATGCGTTGAAGACGGTGAAGAAGACGGCGGCGCAGTACCAGTGAGGGGGGCTTGCGTCTGAGCGATAGTTGCGCGAAGACGCGGCCCGCTATGGCTGACCGCTGAAGGTTTCGCACTCCTCCGCGAACGCCACCCATGAAAGACGACGCTGCGTCCAGATTTGCCGCTGCGGTGTGCTCAATTCATGTCGCTGCTTCAGCGTGCCGATGCGCAACGAGTACGCCTGCGGGTTCTCCGCAGCGCAGGCATAAAGAGAACTGCCGCAGACCTCGCAGAATGCAAGAACCCGCTTTGCTCCGCTGGCTGCAGTCTTGATGTAGGTTCGAGGCGTGCCCTTCACCAGCCGAAAGCCGCTCGCAGGCGCGGGAATGTTGGCCCGAAATGCGGAGCCCGATTGGGTCTGGCAGTCAGTGCAATGGCAGATCGTGATGGTGCCGGGCTGCACTTCTGCTTCGTATGCAATCGCGCCGCAATGGCATTGGCCTTCGACTTTCAAGTACGACTCCTAAGGGATTGAATGTTCGGTTCTGGCCGAGGCTATGTGAAAACGCGAACGCAATTTGAGCCACTCTCCCCACGTCAAGGCGCACTGCGGCGCAGGAACACATGCGTGGCGCGCTCGCCTGCCACCTGCCGTTCGCAGCTGTAGCCCAGTGCCGGCAGGTCCAGGCCTGCGAACAGCGCCTCGCCCTTCCCCAGCAGCACCGGCCGCACGGCCAGATGCAGTTCGTCGATCAGCCCGGCCTTCAGATATTCGCGCACGGTGGCCACGCCGCCGCCCAGGCGCACGTCGCGCGCACCCGCGGCAGCCTGCGCCAGTGCCAGTGCCTCGTGGATGCCGCCGGTGACGAAGTGGAAGGTGGTACCGCCCTGCATCGTCAGTGGCGCGCGGGCATGGTGGGTCAGCACGAAGACCGGCACGTGGTACGGGGGCTCGTCGCCCCACCAGCCTTTCCAGCGCTCGTCGGGCCAGGGACCGCGCACCGGCCCGAACATGTTGCGCCCGAGGATCCAGGCACCCATCTCGGCGAAGCCTTGTTCGGCGATCTCGTTGTCGATGCCGGTCTCGCCGTTGGCCTCGCCCGTCTGGTGCATCTGCTGCCAGACGCGCGTGGGAAAGAACCAGTCCATGAGTTCGGGACCGCGAACGCCCAACGGGTGCTCCAGGCTCTGGTCCGGGCCGGCGGCGAAGCCGTCGAGCGAAACGCCGAAACTGCGCACCAGCAAGCGGGTCATGGGGTGGTCTCCTGTAAAAAAGGGGATGCCGCACTTTAGCGCGGGCGGCGCCCCTCACGCTGTGGTTGATCGAGGACGAGCACGAGGGCGGCTTGTATCGGCTCACGCCGAAGTAACAACGAACGAAGGCGAGCCGTTGCCGCCACAATCGTTGGAGATGGAGAACCCGTCATGATCACACGCACAGCGACCTGCCGCTGCGGACAGCTGCGCGCGGTTTGCGTGGGCGAGCCCGTGAGGATTTCGGTATGCCACTGCCTGGCTTGCCAGCAACGCAGCGGCAGCGCGTTTGCCGCCCAGGCGCGCTGGCCTGAAAACCGCGTGACGGTCACCGGCGAAGCCAAGACCTGGGTTCGCGTCGCAGACAGCGGCCACCGCGCGACCTACAGCTTCTGCCCGAACTGCGGCTCGACTGTTGTGTATGTGATCGAAGCGTGGCCGGGCGTCATCGCTGTACCGATCGGTGCTTTCGCCGATCCCTCGTTCCCGTCGCCGCGCTTTTCCG from Variovorax sp. PBL-E5 includes the following:
- a CDS encoding GFA family protein — encoded protein: MITRTATCRCGQLRAVCVGEPVRISVCHCLACQQRSGSAFAAQARWPENRVTVTGEAKTWVRVADSGHRATYSFCPNCGSTVVYVIEAWPGVIAVPIGAFADPSFPSPRFSVYEHRKHAWTGVLGEDVEHSSTPSASRSH
- a CDS encoding GFA family protein; this translates as MKVEGQCHCGAIAYEAEVQPGTITICHCTDCQTQSGSAFRANIPAPASGFRLVKGTPRTYIKTAASGAKRVLAFCEVCGSSLYACAAENPQAYSLRIGTLKQRHELSTPQRQIWTQRRLSWVAFAEECETFSGQP
- a CDS encoding peptidoglycan-binding protein; translated protein: MAFSFKYIGSTSHVERVLYNLDWSVGRIGGNLREDVMLAQALLRMVFYELAGKGGLLPPLGADGIEVDGWIGPSTLRHIAQFQDQAISLGQKVLRDGNFDPFRKVGQSSTISHTRYSIELLNNFCANNCDTNRMRNFDDLPVRLDVPLQLRNALKTVKKTAAQYQ
- the tssB gene encoding type VI secretion system contractile sheath small subunit; the encoded protein is MSKSSQKFIARNRAPRVQIEYDVELYGAEKKVQLPFVMGVLADLSGKPADPLAPVGDRKFLEFDVDNFDSRMKAMKPRAAFAVPNTLTGEGDLKVDITFENMDDFSPAAVARKVDALNKLLEARTQLSNLVTYMDGKGGAEDLLAKVLENPELLKTLAASKKPEDGATPAA
- a CDS encoding Hcp family type VI secretion system effector; protein product: MSSDFYAKVTKADGESKKDGHVNEIEVLSWSWGVSNATTAGVGGGAGKGKATPQDISFTHLYDKASPVLAGFCIKGTHIDELKLTARKSGDGQQDYLIVTLSGAFITSVAVGGSAGGDMVETVSCAFQKIKTEYKLQDKEGKVSAGPEFTWNLEDGKLT
- a CDS encoding dihydrofolate reductase family protein, producing MTRLLVRSFGVSLDGFAAGPDQSLEHPLGVRGPELMDWFFPTRVWQQMHQTGEANGETGIDNEIAEQGFAEMGAWILGRNMFGPVRGPWPDERWKGWWGDEPPYHVPVFVLTHHARAPLTMQGGTTFHFVTGGIHEALALAQAAAGARDVRLGGGVATVREYLKAGLIDELHLAVRPVLLGKGEALFAGLDLPALGYSCERQVAGERATHVFLRRSAP
- the tssC gene encoding type VI secretion system contractile sheath large subunit; amino-acid sequence: MATEALEQQSALKDVAYEGSDFSSLLQKEFKPRSDEAKSAVEAAVLTLAQQALANTKVIGKDVTKSIQAMIAAIDQKLTDQVNQILHNEDFQKLESAWRGLHYMVNNTESDENLKIRVMDMSKKELGKTLKKFKGAAWDQSPLFKKIYEQEYGQFGGEPFGAIVGDYHFDQSPPDVEILGEMAKIAASAHAPFITGASPNLMQMESWQELANPRDLTKIFGTPEYAGWRSLRESDDSKYLGMCMPRFLARTPYGARTNPIEEFDFEEDTAGADHSKYAWANAAYAMATNINRSYKLYGWGSRIRGIESGGAVENLPLHTFPSDDGGVDQKCPTEIAISDRREAELSKAGLLSLIHRKNSDFAAFIGAQSLNKPAEYDDPDATANANLAARLPYLFACNRFAHYLKCIVRDKVGSFKERDEMQRWLNKWITNYVDGDPVNSSEETKARKPLAAAEVVVEEVEGNPGYYSSKFFLRPHYQLEGLTVSLRLVSKLPSAKGGK